The Actinomyces sp. oral taxon 414 genome has a segment encoding these proteins:
- a CDS encoding LCP family protein has translation MRSLPRPRVRHASKELKRRMVRGLLSVGLALVLFAASFFAFAYYDLQSQITPIDPGSFLGTDRPSREPAPDGYSGHAVNILVLGTDSRAGANNVDGSEGDDDVIVARSDTAMIMHISADRSRVDVVSIPRDTIVDIPSCTSSDGSTVEESEGQFNTAFANGAGTGSDKNAVTAGVACTIKTLEALTDVYIDESIVVDFSGLSTMVDALGGVTLYVEEDIDDSEYTGLVLERGCHHLDGATALQYARVRHGVGDGSDISRISRQQNLMSAMLRTAQSKNLLTDADKLYSFARESLGTLTTSKGIADLSTLAGLGQSIASIGMDHINFVTMPHEPAAWDRDRVVPSESAETVWAALKNDKPVPADSTHADGTASSPSADASTPSNDGSTSEQSPTDDSAPNESSPDENSSTPMPSTPPGSKPTDPKTANPAEQCR, from the coding sequence GTGCGATCATTACCACGGCCGCGAGTGCGGCACGCCTCCAAGGAACTCAAGCGCCGCATGGTGCGAGGGCTCCTGTCCGTCGGGTTGGCCCTGGTGCTCTTCGCAGCCTCCTTCTTCGCGTTCGCCTATTACGACCTCCAGAGCCAGATCACCCCGATCGATCCCGGCAGCTTCCTGGGAACGGACCGCCCCTCTCGAGAACCCGCCCCGGACGGCTACAGCGGGCACGCCGTCAACATCCTCGTCCTGGGCACGGACTCGCGCGCCGGCGCCAACAACGTCGACGGCTCCGAGGGCGACGACGACGTGATCGTCGCCCGCTCCGACACCGCCATGATCATGCACATCTCCGCCGACCGCTCCCGGGTCGACGTCGTGTCCATCCCCCGCGACACCATCGTCGACATCCCCAGCTGCACCTCCTCCGACGGCTCCACCGTCGAGGAGTCGGAGGGCCAGTTCAACACCGCCTTCGCCAACGGGGCGGGCACCGGCAGCGACAAGAACGCCGTCACCGCGGGCGTGGCCTGCACGATCAAGACCTTGGAGGCCCTGACCGACGTCTACATCGACGAGTCCATCGTCGTGGACTTCTCCGGGCTGTCCACCATGGTCGACGCCCTGGGCGGGGTCACCCTCTACGTCGAGGAGGACATCGACGACTCCGAGTACACGGGCCTGGTCCTGGAGCGGGGCTGCCACCACCTGGACGGGGCGACGGCGCTGCAGTACGCGCGCGTGCGCCACGGCGTGGGCGACGGCTCCGACATCTCGCGCATCTCCCGCCAGCAGAACCTCATGAGTGCCATGCTCCGGACGGCGCAGTCCAAGAACCTGCTGACCGACGCCGACAAGCTCTACTCCTTCGCCCGCGAGTCCCTGGGGACGCTGACGACGTCCAAGGGCATTGCGGACCTGTCGACCCTGGCCGGGCTGGGCCAGTCCATTGCGAGCATCGGCATGGACCACATCAACTTCGTCACCATGCCCCACGAGCCCGCCGCCTGGGACCGCGACCGGGTAGTCCCCTCCGAGAGCGCCGAGACCGTCTGGGCGGCCCTCAAGAACGACAAGCCTGTGCCCGCCGACTCCACCCACGCCGACGGAACCGCGTCGAGCCCCAGCGCGGACGCGAGCACGCCCTCGAACGACGGATCGACCTCGGAGCAGTCGCCCACGGACGATTCCGCCCCGAACGAGTCGTCCCCGGACGAG
- a CDS encoding DUF2304 domain-containing protein, which yields MSSRIIIQVLLIAAVGVIGWMMLRSPGGARHRAGRRIVTLAFVIFAIVSIAVPAVISRIAHFVGVGRGTDLLLYVLVIAFLLQILSSFRRNAALERQITRLARRIALDNAPDPPAEPVRADDETGSDGRRDRP from the coding sequence ATGAGTTCTCGGATCATTATCCAGGTTCTTCTCATCGCCGCGGTCGGCGTGATCGGCTGGATGATGCTGCGCTCCCCGGGCGGGGCCCGCCACCGGGCGGGCCGCCGGATCGTGACCCTGGCCTTCGTCATCTTCGCCATCGTCTCCATCGCCGTGCCCGCGGTCATCTCGAGGATCGCCCATTTCGTGGGGGTCGGGCGCGGCACCGATCTGCTCCTGTACGTCCTCGTCATCGCCTTCCTGCTGCAGATCCTGTCCTCCTTCCGCCGCAACGCGGCCCTGGAGCGCCAGATCACCCGTCTGGCCCGGCGGATCGCGCTCGACAACGCCCCCGACCCTCCGGCGGAACCGGTTCGGGCGGACGACGAGACCGGTTCGGACGGGCGGCGGGACCGGCCGTAA
- a CDS encoding glycosyltransferase family 2 protein — MEPTDAAAPQSQDSQDGRRAVRWRGTVRVVTVAYNPGEELMRFLDSLGRASRRRVRVVIADNGSEHELVQEAAERFGAEVVTDGTNRGYGGGANLAARDLDEDWVVVANPDIVWRPGSLDVLIDAGLNTAGAGCLGPRLLNPDGSVYPSGRALPTLVRGTGHAALTRVWPSNPFSAAYHSQGGNDAVREVGWLSGACLVLPAPVWRELGGFDEDYFMFFEDVDLGARVARAGWRNIQVPAAVVVHEQGASWKARPERMIRAHHASARRYLDGVYSAPWQAPLRWAVDGGLRLREELEVRVSARPPRRDRRK, encoded by the coding sequence ATGGAGCCCACAGATGCCGCCGCCCCGCAGAGCCAGGACAGTCAGGACGGTCGGCGAGCCGTCCGCTGGCGCGGGACGGTGAGGGTGGTCACAGTCGCCTACAACCCCGGCGAGGAGCTCATGCGCTTCCTCGACTCCCTGGGCCGGGCCAGTCGGAGGCGGGTCCGGGTCGTCATCGCCGACAACGGCTCCGAGCACGAACTTGTCCAGGAGGCGGCGGAGCGCTTCGGGGCCGAGGTTGTGACGGACGGCACGAACCGGGGCTACGGGGGCGGTGCGAACCTGGCCGCGCGGGACCTGGACGAGGACTGGGTCGTCGTCGCCAACCCGGACATTGTGTGGCGTCCGGGCAGCCTCGACGTCCTCATTGACGCGGGCCTGAACACCGCCGGGGCCGGCTGCCTGGGCCCCCGTCTGCTCAACCCGGACGGCAGCGTCTACCCCTCGGGCCGGGCGCTGCCCACGCTGGTGCGCGGCACCGGGCACGCCGCCCTGACGCGGGTGTGGCCGTCCAACCCCTTCTCCGCCGCCTACCACAGTCAGGGCGGCAACGACGCCGTCCGCGAGGTCGGCTGGCTGTCGGGCGCCTGCCTGGTTCTGCCTGCGCCCGTGTGGCGGGAGCTGGGCGGCTTCGACGAGGACTACTTCATGTTCTTCGAGGACGTCGACCTGGGGGCCCGGGTGGCCCGGGCCGGGTGGCGCAATATCCAGGTGCCCGCCGCCGTCGTCGTGCACGAGCAGGGCGCCTCGTGGAAGGCGCGGCCGGAGCGGATGATCCGGGCGCACCACGCCTCCGCGCGCCGCTACCTCGACGGGGTGTACTCGGCGCCCTGGCAGGCGCCCCTGCGCTGGGCGGTCGACGGCGGCCTGCGCCTGCGCGAGGAGCTGGAGGTGCGCGTCTCCGCCCGCCCCCCGCGCCGAGACCGGCGGAAATAG